One segment of Carya illinoinensis cultivar Pawnee chromosome 1, C.illinoinensisPawnee_v1, whole genome shotgun sequence DNA contains the following:
- the LOC122276638 gene encoding uncharacterized protein LOC122276638 yields MSQRNSTNRKKQRINHTSGRKPFVRVMEETNEQAPNLVAFYKEVHWSKKKGGFITNTAEQNYNLMLERLNETELDGNMDETANAVFKEVLGYRPGYATGLGHSVIPEPSPSLLNNRDYQRVVEENEKNKNEANLYKNQLEALRSDLLEFKNQFKDYEKVMNTRMSRYESRRESQHETPIDA; encoded by the exons ATGTCACAGAGAAATAGCACAAATAGGAAAAAACAGCGAATCAACCATACAAGTGGCCGAAAGCCTTTTGTTAGGGTTATGGAGGAAACT aatGAACAAGCCCCGAACTTGGTAGCTTTTTACAAAGAAGTGCATTGGTCAAAAAAGAAAGGTGGATTTATCACCAACACTGCAGAACAAAATTAT AATCTGATGCTTGAGCGGTTGAATGAGACTGAGTTGGATGGGAACATGGATGAAACAGCTAATGCAGTGTTTAAGGAGGTTTTAGGATATCGACCAGGTTATGCAACGGGTCTAGGCCACTCTGTTATACCTGAACCATCTCCTTCATTGCTCAACAATAGGGATTATCAACGCGTTGTTGAGGAGAACGAAAAGAACAAGAATGAAGCAAATTTGTACAAGAACCAGTTAGAAGCACTGAGGTCTGATTTACTGGAATTCAAGAACCAATTTAAAGACTATGAGAAAGTGATGAACACTCGGATGTCTCGTTATGAGTCTCGGAGGGAGTCTCAGCACGAGACTCCCATTGATGCCTAG